One window of Puntigrus tetrazona isolate hp1 chromosome 14, ASM1883169v1, whole genome shotgun sequence genomic DNA carries:
- the tmsb1 gene encoding thymosin beta 1 — protein MSDNPVKEEVQKFDKKCLKKTNTAEKNILPSKEDIEQEKKTAEGGK, from the exons ATGAGCGACAACCCCGTTAAAGAAGAAGTGCAGAAGTTCGACAAGAAATGTCTAAAGAAGACGAACACGGCGGAGAAGAACATTCTGCCCAGTAAAGAAG ATAtcgagcaggagaagaagactgCGGAGGGCGGGAAATGA
- the LOC122358075 gene encoding solute carrier family 25 member 53-like, protein MGSDSQRSRGAALESADSSVGVHSFLHGGTSSLLTTAITFPLYKTVFRQQLHSVAVREAVAQLLREGPLKLYRGVLPPLLKQSLNGTLLFGLQDTFQQRLRLWGPAPGPALPALAGFGAGALEAVLFTPFERVQNVLQNASNDSSLPTLRSVLRELASRPLASGYYTAFLPVLARNALGSSLYFGLKEPVSETLRAGGCSPVACSFLTGVLNSLVISLPLYPLSVLVANMQARVDGGGGGLRGSWQQLWDARQRRLALLYRGGALVIFRSCITWGITTAIYDQLKRHSR, encoded by the coding sequence ATGGGCAGCGACTCGCAGCGCAGCCGGGGAGCCGCTCTGGAGTCCGCAGACTCTTCGGTCGGCGTTCACAGCTTTCTTCACGGAGGGACGTCGAGCCTCCTGACCACGGCCATCACCTTCCCTCTGTACAAGACCGTCTTCCGGCAGCAGCTGCACAGCGTGGCGGTGCGCGAGGCCGTGGCTCAGCTGCTGAGGGAGGGTCCGCTCAAGCTGTACCGCGGCGTGTTACCGCCCTTACTGAAGCAATCCCTGAACGGGACGCTCCTGTTCGGCCTCCAGGACACCTTCCAGCAGAGGCTGCGTCTCTGGGGCCCCGCTCCCGGCCCCGCTCTGCCGGCTCTGGCAGGGTTCGGTGCGGGTGCGCTGGAGGCCGTGCTCTTCACCCCCTTCGAGCGTGTCCAGAACGTCCTGCAGAACGCCAGCAATGACTCCAGCCTGCCTACACTAAGAAGCGTGCTGCGCGAGCTAGCCTCGAGGCCGTTAGCGTCGGGATACTACACCGCCTTCCTGCCCGTGCTGGCGCGCAATGCCTTGGGGAGCAGCCTGTACTTTGGGCTGAAGGAGCCCGTGTCTGAGACCCTCAGGGCCGGGGGTTGCTCTCCGGTAGCGTGCTCCTTCCTTACCGGTGTGCTGAACTCGCTGGTCATCAGTCTGCCGCTCTACCCGCTCTCCGTGCTGGTGGCTAACATGCAGGCTCGGGTGGATGGAGGAGGCGGAGGGCTGAGAGGCAGCTGGCAGCAGCTTTGGGATGCCCGTCAGCGCAGGCTGGCTCTTCTGTACCGCGGAGGGGCGCTGGTCATCTTCCGCTCCTGCATCACCTGGGGAATCACCACTGCCATATACGACCAGCTGAAGAGGCACTCCAGATGA